One segment of Streptomyces roseifaciens DNA contains the following:
- a CDS encoding acetyl/propionyl/methylcrotonyl-CoA carboxylase subunit alpha, with product MFETVLVANRGEIAVRVIRTLRALGIRSVAVFSDADAEARHVREADTAVRIGPAAAAESYLSIPRLLEAAARTGAQAVHPGYGFLAENAAFARACADAGLAFIGPPAGAIELMGDKIRAKETVQAAGVPVVPGSSGSGLTDAELEAAALAIGMPVLLKPSAGGGGKGMRLVRDAALLGEEIAAARREARGSFGDDTLLVERWIDRPRHIEIQVLADGHGHAIHLGERECSLQRRHQKIIEEAPSPFLDEATRAAMGEAAVQAARSCGYAGAGTVEFIVPGDDPASYYFMEMNTRLQVEHPVTEMITGLDLVEWQVRVAAGERLDVSQEQVTLRGHAVEARICAETARVSADGARVDFLPSAGTVRLLREPSGEGVRVDSGLMEGTDVGTSYDPMLAKVIAHGPDRETALRRLRAALAGTVVLGVDTNAGFLRRLLAHPDVVAGALDTGLVDRDAVALVEQEVPAEAYAAAALLRQQGLEPVPHGWVDPFSAPSGWRLGGEPAWTPHHLRVPGREPVTVRVRGTARHAQVVVDAPVPATGSGQLPASASAADTAPPGAAPVSAGLAAAGPGAAGGAQPVPHPGAGAGGGITLHYDGVTRHFTTAPGPEGIWLGRDGDAWHVRDHDPVGAAGGGAGAGGVDTLTAPMPGTVTVVKASVGEFVSAGQSLLVVEAMKMEHVISAPHDGTVSELDVTAGATVAMDQVLAVVTPAAPAEKS from the coding sequence ATGTTCGAGACTGTCCTTGTCGCCAACCGGGGCGAGATCGCCGTCCGGGTCATCCGCACGCTGCGCGCGCTCGGCATCCGTTCGGTCGCCGTCTTCAGCGACGCCGATGCCGAAGCCCGGCACGTCCGCGAGGCCGACACCGCCGTGCGGATCGGCCCGGCCGCGGCCGCGGAGAGCTATCTGTCGATACCGCGCCTGCTGGAGGCCGCAGCCCGCACCGGCGCCCAGGCCGTCCACCCCGGCTACGGCTTCCTCGCCGAGAACGCCGCCTTCGCCCGTGCCTGCGCCGACGCCGGGCTCGCCTTCATCGGCCCGCCGGCCGGTGCCATCGAGCTGATGGGCGACAAGATCCGGGCCAAGGAGACCGTGCAAGCCGCGGGCGTGCCCGTGGTGCCCGGCTCCTCCGGCAGCGGCCTGACCGACGCCGAGCTCGAGGCCGCCGCCCTCGCCATCGGCATGCCCGTGCTGCTCAAGCCCTCCGCGGGCGGCGGCGGCAAGGGCATGCGCCTCGTGCGCGACGCAGCCCTGCTGGGCGAGGAGATCGCCGCCGCCCGGCGCGAGGCCCGCGGCTCCTTCGGCGACGACACCCTCCTCGTCGAACGCTGGATCGACCGCCCCCGCCACATCGAGATCCAGGTCCTGGCCGACGGCCACGGCCACGCGATCCACCTGGGCGAGCGCGAGTGCTCCCTGCAGCGCCGCCACCAGAAAATCATCGAGGAGGCGCCCTCGCCGTTCCTCGACGAGGCCACGCGCGCCGCGATGGGCGAGGCGGCGGTCCAGGCCGCGCGCTCCTGCGGCTATGCGGGCGCGGGCACGGTCGAGTTCATCGTGCCGGGCGACGACCCCGCCTCGTACTACTTCATGGAGATGAACACCCGCCTCCAGGTCGAGCACCCCGTCACCGAGATGATCACCGGCCTGGATCTGGTCGAGTGGCAGGTGCGGGTCGCCGCCGGCGAGCGGCTGGACGTCTCCCAGGAGCAGGTGACCCTCCGCGGCCACGCTGTGGAGGCCCGCATCTGCGCCGAGACCGCGCGCGTGAGCGCCGACGGCGCCCGGGTCGACTTCCTGCCGTCCGCGGGCACGGTGCGGCTGCTGCGCGAGCCCTCGGGCGAGGGCGTCCGCGTCGACTCGGGCCTGATGGAGGGCACGGACGTCGGCACGTCCTACGACCCCATGCTCGCCAAGGTGATCGCCCACGGCCCCGACCGGGAGACGGCCCTGCGCCGCCTGCGGGCCGCCCTCGCGGGCACGGTCGTCCTGGGCGTCGACACCAACGCGGGCTTCCTGCGGCGGCTGCTGGCGCATCCGGACGTGGTGGCGGGCGCGCTCGACACGGGCCTCGTCGACCGCGACGCGGTCGCGCTGGTGGAGCAGGAGGTGCCGGCCGAGGCGTACGCGGCAGCGGCACTGCTGCGGCAGCAGGGGCTGGAGCCCGTGCCCCACGGCTGGGTGGACCCGTTCTCGGCCCCGTCGGGCTGGCGCCTGGGCGGCGAACCGGCATGGACGCCGCACCACCTGCGCGTGCCGGGCCGCGAGCCGGTGACGGTACGGGTGCGCGGCACCGCGCGACATGCGCAGGTGGTCGTGGACGCCCCTGTGCCCGCCACGGGCAGCGGGCAGCTCCCGGCCTCGGCCTCCGCCGCGGACACGGCGCCGCCCGGGGCGGCCCCGGTCTCCGCCGGCCTGGCAGCCGCCGGGCCCGGCGCGGCCGGCGGCGCACAGCCGGTGCCGCACCCGGGGGCCGGTGCCGGAGGCGGCATCACCCTCCACTACGACGGTGTCACCCGGCACTTCACCACCGCCCCCGGCCCGGAGGGCATCTGGCTCGGCCGTGACGGCGACGCCTGGCACGTCCGCGACCACGACCCCGTCGGGGCCGCGGGCGGCGGCGCGGGAGCGGGCGGCGTGGACACCCTCACCGCCCCCATGCCCGGCACCGTCACCGTCGTCAAGGCGAGCGTGGGCGAGTTCGTCAGCGCCGGGCAGAGCCTGCTCGTGGTGGAGGCGATGAAGATGGAGCACGTCATCTCCGCCCCGCACGACGGCACCGTCTCCGAGCTCGACGTGACGGCCGGCGCCACGGTCGCCATGGACCAGGTGCTGGCGGTCGTCACGCCCGCCGCGCCCGCGGAGAAATCATGA
- a CDS encoding acyl-CoA dehydrogenase family protein yields the protein MDHRLTPEHEELRRTVEEFAHDVVAPKIGDFYERHEFPYEIVREMGRMGLFGLPFPEEYGGMGGDYLALGLALEELARVDSSVAITLEAGVSLGAMPIYRFGTEEQKRTWLPKMCSGEVLGAFGLTEPECGSDAGGTRTTARLDEATGEWVINGTKCFITNSGTDITGLVTVTAVTGRTPEGKPLISTIIVPSGTPGFTVAAPYSKVGWNASDTRELSFSDVRVPKANLVGEEGRGYAQFLRILDEGRIAISALATGLAQGCVDESVKYAKERQAFGRPIGANQAIQFKLADMEMRAHTARLAWRDAASRLVHGEPFKKEAALAKLYSSEIAVTNAREATQIHGGYGFMNEYPVARMWRDSKILEIGEGTSEVQRMLIARELGFAG from the coding sequence CTGGACCACCGCCTCACCCCCGAGCACGAGGAACTCCGCCGCACCGTGGAGGAGTTCGCCCACGACGTGGTCGCACCCAAGATCGGCGACTTCTACGAGCGCCACGAGTTCCCGTACGAGATCGTGCGGGAGATGGGCCGCATGGGCCTCTTCGGGCTGCCGTTCCCCGAGGAGTACGGCGGCATGGGCGGCGACTACCTGGCCCTCGGCCTGGCCCTGGAGGAGCTGGCCCGGGTCGACTCCTCGGTGGCCATCACCCTGGAGGCCGGCGTCTCGCTGGGCGCCATGCCCATCTACCGCTTCGGCACCGAGGAGCAGAAGCGCACCTGGCTGCCGAAGATGTGCTCCGGCGAGGTCCTGGGCGCCTTCGGCCTGACGGAGCCGGAGTGCGGCTCGGACGCGGGCGGCACGCGCACCACGGCCCGGCTGGACGAGGCCACGGGCGAGTGGGTGATCAACGGCACCAAGTGCTTCATCACCAACTCCGGCACGGACATCACGGGCCTGGTCACGGTCACCGCCGTCACCGGCCGTACGCCGGAGGGCAAGCCGCTGATCTCCACGATCATCGTGCCCTCGGGCACGCCCGGCTTCACCGTCGCCGCCCCGTACTCCAAGGTCGGCTGGAACGCCTCGGACACCCGCGAGCTGTCCTTCTCCGACGTCCGCGTCCCGAAGGCCAATCTCGTGGGCGAGGAGGGCCGCGGCTACGCCCAGTTCCTGCGGATACTGGACGAGGGCCGCATCGCGATCTCCGCGCTGGCCACGGGCCTGGCGCAGGGCTGTGTGGACGAGTCGGTGAAGTACGCCAAGGAGCGGCAGGCGTTCGGCCGGCCGATCGGCGCGAACCAGGCCATCCAGTTCAAGCTGGCCGACATGGAGATGCGGGCGCACACGGCGCGCCTCGCCTGGCGGGACGCCGCGTCCCGGCTGGTGCACGGCGAGCCGTTCAAGAAGGAGGCGGCGCTCGCCAAGCTGTACTCCTCGGAGATCGCGGTCACGAACGCCCGCGAGGCCACGCAGATCCACGGCGGCTACGGCTTCATGAACGAGTACCCGGTCGCCCGCATGTGGCGCGACTCCAAGATCCTGGAGATCGGCGAGGGCACGAGCGAGGTCCAGCGCATGCTGATCGCCCGCGAGCTCGGCTTCGCGGGCTGA
- a CDS encoding carboxyl transferase domain-containing protein, translating into MQQAPALGSAADPASDAWRVNEAAHRELSAELRERLAAARLGGGERARARHTARGKLLPRDRVDALLDPGSPFLELAPLAAEGMYGGAAPAAGVISGIGRVSGREVVIVANDATVKGGTYYPMTVKKHLRAQEIALENRLPCLYLVDSGGAFLPMQDEVFPDRDHFGRIFYNQARMSGAGIPQIAAVLGSCTAGGAYVPAMSDEAVIVRGQGTIFLGGPPLVKAATGEVVTAEELGGGEVHSKVSGVTDHLAESDEHALRIVRTIVSTLPERGALPWPVEPAEAPAVDPAGLYGAVPVDSRTPYDVREVIARVVDGSRFAEFKAEFGQTLVTGFARIHGHPVGIVANNGILFSESAQKGAHFIELCDQRGIPLVFLQNISGFMVGRQYEAGGIAKHGAKMVTAVACTRVPKLTVVIGGSYGAGNYSMCGRAYSPRFLWMWPNAKISVMGGEQAASVLATVKRDQLEARGESWSTEEEDAFRAPIREQYDTQGSAYYATARLWDDGVIDPLETRQVLGLALTACANAPLSEKDTTAPGYGVFRM; encoded by the coding sequence ATGCAGCAGGCACCGGCGCTGGGGAGCGCCGCCGATCCGGCGTCCGACGCCTGGCGGGTGAACGAGGCCGCGCACCGCGAGCTGTCCGCGGAGCTGCGGGAGCGGCTGGCCGCGGCGCGGCTCGGCGGCGGGGAACGGGCCCGGGCCCGGCACACCGCCCGCGGCAAACTGCTGCCGCGCGACCGCGTCGACGCCCTGCTGGACCCCGGCTCGCCCTTCCTGGAGCTCGCCCCGCTGGCCGCCGAGGGGATGTACGGCGGGGCCGCGCCGGCCGCGGGCGTCATCTCCGGGATCGGCCGGGTCTCCGGGCGCGAAGTGGTGATCGTCGCCAACGACGCCACCGTCAAGGGCGGTACGTACTACCCGATGACGGTCAAGAAGCACCTGCGCGCGCAGGAGATCGCCCTGGAGAACCGGCTGCCCTGCCTGTACCTGGTGGACTCGGGCGGCGCCTTCCTCCCCATGCAGGACGAGGTCTTCCCCGACCGCGACCACTTCGGCCGCATCTTCTACAACCAGGCGCGGATGTCCGGCGCGGGCATCCCGCAGATCGCCGCGGTCCTGGGCTCCTGCACCGCCGGCGGCGCCTACGTCCCGGCGATGAGCGACGAAGCGGTGATCGTCCGCGGCCAGGGCACGATCTTCCTGGGCGGCCCCCCGCTGGTGAAGGCCGCCACGGGCGAGGTCGTCACGGCCGAGGAGCTGGGCGGCGGCGAGGTCCACTCCAAGGTGTCGGGCGTCACCGACCACCTCGCGGAGAGCGACGAGCACGCCCTGCGGATCGTCCGGACGATCGTCTCCACGCTCCCCGAGCGGGGCGCCCTCCCCTGGCCCGTCGAGCCTGCCGAGGCGCCGGCCGTCGATCCCGCCGGGCTCTACGGCGCCGTCCCGGTCGACTCGCGCACCCCGTACGACGTGCGCGAGGTCATCGCCCGCGTCGTCGACGGCTCGCGGTTCGCCGAGTTCAAGGCCGAGTTCGGGCAGACGCTGGTGACCGGCTTCGCCCGCATCCACGGCCACCCCGTCGGCATCGTCGCCAACAACGGCATCCTGTTCTCCGAATCCGCCCAGAAGGGCGCGCACTTCATCGAGCTGTGCGACCAGCGCGGCATCCCCCTGGTCTTCCTGCAGAACATCTCCGGCTTCATGGTCGGCCGGCAGTACGAGGCGGGCGGCATCGCCAAGCACGGCGCGAAGATGGTGACGGCCGTGGCCTGCACCCGCGTCCCCAAGCTCACCGTCGTCATCGGCGGCTCCTACGGCGCCGGCAACTACTCGATGTGCGGCCGGGCCTATTCGCCGCGCTTCCTGTGGATGTGGCCCAACGCCAAGATCTCCGTCATGGGCGGCGAACAGGCGGCCTCCGTCCTCGCCACCGTCAAGCGCGACCAGCTCGAAGCCCGCGGCGAGAGCTGGAGCACCGAGGAGGAGGACGCGTTCCGCGCCCCGATCCGCGAGCAGTACGACACCCAGGGCAGCGCCTACTACGCCACCGCACGCCTGTGGGACGACGGCGTCATCGACCCCCTGGAGACCCGGCAAGTGCTGGGCCTGGCGCTGACGGCCTGCGCCAACGCCCCCCTGTCCGAGAAGGACACCACCGCGCCCGGCTACGGCGTCTTCCGGATGTGA
- a CDS encoding family 20 glycosylhydrolase yields MSPRCRNARRLATTGLALLLLSAAGTAVPARAAEPAPAPLDRSIVPAPASVRPGGEPYEITARTVVRVPSGNPEAARIGGYLAGLLRPSTGYRLPVLPGGTDGPGIRLVLDENAGENAGEGEGGGGGDRGGEGYRLSVTSRAVTITAREGAGLFHGVQTLRQLLPARAERTERQPGPWTVAGGVVTDAPRYGHRGAMLDVARHFFTVDQVKRYIDQLALYKINRLHLHLSDDQGWRIAVRSWPRLAEHGGSTQVGGGPGGFYSRDDYREIVRHAASRYLTVVPEIDMPGHTNAALASYARLNCDGVARPLYTGTEVGFSSLCVGKQDTYDFVEDVIGELAALTPGPYLHIGGDEAHSTSHADYAAFMERVQPVVARHGKTVIGWHQLAGARPAPGALLQYWGYGRTGAAERAQVASAVRAGAGLILSPADRAYLDMKYTKDTPLGLQWAGLVEVRQSYDWDPAGYLEGVPASAVAGVEAPLWTETITTSAQLEYMAFPRLPGIAELGWSPAATHDWQSYRTRLAAQGPRWDALGIAYYRSPQVAWPAA; encoded by the coding sequence ATGAGCCCCCGGTGCAGGAACGCGAGGCGGCTGGCGACGACCGGCCTCGCCCTGCTGCTCCTCTCCGCCGCCGGCACGGCCGTCCCGGCCCGGGCCGCCGAGCCCGCCCCCGCCCCGCTCGACCGCAGCATCGTGCCCGCCCCCGCCTCCGTGCGGCCCGGCGGCGAGCCGTACGAGATCACCGCCCGCACCGTCGTGCGGGTGCCGTCCGGCAACCCGGAGGCCGCGCGGATCGGCGGCTACCTGGCGGGGCTCCTGCGCCCCTCGACGGGCTACCGGTTGCCGGTCCTGCCCGGCGGGACGGACGGGCCCGGCATCCGGCTGGTGCTCGACGAGAACGCCGGGGAAAACGCCGGGGAAGGGGAAGGCGGCGGGGGAGGGGACAGGGGCGGCGAGGGCTACCGGCTGTCCGTCACCTCCCGTGCGGTGACGATCACCGCACGGGAGGGCGCCGGGCTCTTCCACGGCGTCCAGACCCTGCGCCAGCTGCTCCCCGCCCGCGCCGAGCGCACCGAGCGGCAGCCCGGGCCCTGGACCGTGGCGGGCGGCGTCGTCACCGACGCGCCGCGCTACGGCCACCGCGGCGCGATGCTCGACGTCGCCCGGCACTTCTTCACCGTGGACCAGGTGAAGCGGTACATCGACCAGCTCGCCCTCTACAAGATCAACCGGCTGCACCTGCACCTCTCCGACGACCAGGGCTGGCGCATCGCCGTCCGCTCCTGGCCGCGGCTGGCCGAGCACGGCGGCAGCACGCAGGTGGGTGGCGGCCCCGGCGGCTTCTACAGCCGCGACGACTACCGCGAGATCGTCCGCCACGCCGCGAGCCGCTACCTCACCGTGGTGCCCGAGATCGACATGCCGGGCCACACCAACGCGGCGCTCGCCTCGTACGCCCGGCTCAACTGCGACGGCGTCGCCCGTCCCCTCTATACGGGCACCGAAGTCGGCTTCAGCTCGCTGTGCGTGGGGAAGCAGGACACGTACGACTTCGTGGAGGACGTCATCGGGGAGCTGGCGGCGCTCACGCCCGGCCCCTACCTGCACATCGGCGGCGACGAGGCGCACTCCACCAGCCACGCCGACTACGCGGCCTTCATGGAGCGGGTGCAGCCCGTCGTCGCCCGGCACGGCAAGACGGTCATCGGCTGGCACCAGCTGGCCGGGGCGCGTCCGGCGCCGGGCGCGCTCCTGCAGTACTGGGGATACGGCCGGACCGGGGCCGCCGAACGGGCCCAGGTCGCCTCCGCGGTGCGGGCGGGCGCGGGCCTGATCCTCTCGCCCGCGGACCGGGCCTACCTGGACATGAAGTACACCAAGGACACGCCGCTGGGCCTGCAGTGGGCGGGCCTGGTCGAGGTGCGGCAGTCCTACGACTGGGACCCCGCCGGCTACCTGGAGGGCGTCCCCGCCTCGGCCGTCGCCGGCGTCGAGGCGCCGCTGTGGACGGAGACGATCACCACGAGCGCGCAGCTGGAGTACATGGCGTTCCCACGGCTGCCGGGCATCGCCGAACTCGGCTGGTCCCCGGCGGCGACGCACGACTGGCAGTCCTACCGGACGCGGCTCGCCGCCCAGGGCCCGCGCTGGGACGCCCTCGGCATCGCGTACTACCGCTCGCCGCAGGTGGCGTGGCCTGCGGCGTAG
- a CDS encoding hydroxymethylglutaryl-CoA lyase — protein sequence MISGLPMAVPEPGLPSRVRIHEVGPRDGLQNEKTVVPVEVKAEFIRRLAAAGLGTVEATSFVHPKWVPQLADAERLMPLLDGVDARLPVLVPNARGLQRALDLGAREVAVFGSATESFAKANLNRTVDESLEMFAPVVAVAREAGLGVRGYLSMCFGDPWEGAVPLEQVVRVARRLLDLGCDELSLGDTIGVATPGHVTALLTALNEAGVETGRLAVHFHDTYGQALSNTLAALRHGVTTVDASAGGLGGCPYAKSATGNLATEDLLWMLAGLGVDTGVDLGLLTATSVWMAEQLGRPSPSRTVRALSQQES from the coding sequence ATGATCAGCGGACTGCCCATGGCCGTGCCGGAGCCCGGCCTCCCCTCCCGCGTCCGGATCCACGAGGTGGGCCCGCGCGACGGCCTGCAGAACGAGAAGACGGTCGTCCCGGTCGAGGTGAAGGCGGAGTTCATCCGCCGCCTCGCCGCGGCGGGCCTCGGCACCGTGGAGGCCACGAGCTTCGTGCACCCCAAGTGGGTCCCGCAGCTCGCGGACGCCGAACGGCTGATGCCCCTGCTGGACGGCGTGGACGCCCGCCTGCCCGTCCTCGTGCCCAACGCCCGCGGCCTGCAGCGCGCCCTCGACCTCGGCGCCCGCGAGGTCGCCGTCTTCGGCAGCGCCACGGAGTCCTTCGCCAAGGCGAACCTCAACCGCACGGTCGACGAGTCGCTGGAGATGTTCGCGCCGGTCGTGGCCGTGGCCCGCGAGGCGGGCCTGGGGGTGCGCGGCTATCTGTCCATGTGCTTCGGCGACCCCTGGGAGGGCGCCGTCCCGCTGGAGCAGGTCGTCCGCGTCGCCCGCCGCCTGCTGGACCTCGGCTGCGACGAGCTGAGCCTGGGCGACACGATCGGCGTGGCCACGCCCGGCCACGTCACCGCCCTGCTGACCGCCCTGAACGAAGCGGGCGTGGAGACCGGCCGGCTGGCCGTGCACTTCCACGACACCTACGGCCAGGCCCTGTCCAACACGCTGGCCGCCCTGCGGCACGGCGTCACCACCGTCGACGCCTCCGCCGGCGGCCTCGGCGGCTGCCCGTACGCGAAGAGCGCCACGGGCAACCTCGCCACCGAAGACCTTCTCTGGATGCTGGCCGGCCTCGGTGTCGACACCGGGGTCGATCTCGGCCTGCTCACCGCCACCAGCGTGTGGATGGCCGAGCAGCTGGGGCGGCCCAGCCCGTCCCGTACCGTCCGCGCCCTCTCCCAACAGGAGTCCTGA